From the genome of Nitrosopumilus sp., one region includes:
- a CDS encoding 3-dehydroquinate synthase — protein sequence MSKTRELIISPKVSQTQLAKFLSQLEEEGIKTIYLDPKKIGKMKTKLQIVFSSIASNYVVVDKDGVRPKGKKIGRKFQVLSNSDIESILKIAKKGLDFVIIEVKDWKIIPLENIIAKLHKMHTKIFAIAKTPEEVRKMFSILEVGVDGVIFGASTINEVREAMVYLGTKSFDMRPAKITEIKEVGDGERVCVDTASMLHKGEGMLIGSRSNFLFLVHNESVGSSFTSPRPFRVNAGAVHCYTLSPDGTTNYLSEVETGSEVLILNSKGKARRVTVGRSKIERRPMLMIKAIVDGEIGGIIAQDAETIRFVKSNGQLVSVTHLKKGDIVMVHAKPATGRHFGMEVSDEYILEK from the coding sequence TTGAGTAAAACACGAGAATTAATAATTTCACCAAAAGTGTCCCAAACACAACTAGCCAAATTTCTATCTCAGCTAGAAGAAGAAGGGATAAAGACGATATACCTAGATCCAAAAAAAATAGGCAAGATGAAAACCAAACTTCAAATAGTTTTTTCATCTATCGCTTCCAACTATGTTGTAGTAGACAAAGATGGAGTGAGGCCAAAAGGTAAGAAGATAGGAAGAAAATTTCAAGTGTTGTCAAACTCAGACATTGAGAGTATCCTCAAAATTGCCAAAAAGGGGCTAGACTTTGTAATTATTGAAGTGAAAGATTGGAAAATAATTCCTCTAGAAAACATCATTGCAAAACTGCACAAAATGCATACTAAAATTTTTGCAATTGCAAAAACACCAGAAGAAGTAAGGAAGATGTTTTCAATTTTAGAAGTGGGTGTAGACGGCGTAATCTTTGGTGCATCAACAATTAACGAGGTCAGAGAGGCAATGGTATACCTAGGAACTAAAAGTTTTGACATGAGACCTGCAAAAATTACAGAAATCAAAGAGGTCGGAGACGGCGAACGAGTTTGTGTAGACACAGCTTCAATGCTGCATAAAGGTGAAGGTATGCTGATCGGGAGCAGATCAAACTTTTTGTTTTTGGTACACAATGAGTCTGTAGGATCATCATTTACATCACCAAGACCGTTCAGGGTAAATGCAGGCGCAGTTCATTGCTATACGCTATCACCAGATGGAACAACAAACTATCTATCCGAGGTGGAAACAGGCTCTGAAGTATTAATTCTCAACTCAAAGGGAAAAGCAAGAAGAGTCACAGTAGGAAGATCAAAAATTGAACGTAGGCCAATGTTAATGATCAAGGCCATAGTGGATGGAGAAATAGGCGGAATCATAGCACAGGATGCAGAAACAATTCGCTTTGTCAAATCAAACGGACAGCTGGTGTCAGTTACCCACCTAAAAAAAGGAGACATCGTAATGGTACATGCAAAACCTGCTACAGGCAGACACTTTGGCATGGAAGTTTCTGATGAATATATTTTAGAAAAATGA
- a CDS encoding fructose-bisphosphate aldolase (catalyzes the reversible formation of fructose 1,6-bisphosphate from glycerone phosphate and D-glyceraldehyde 3-phosphate): protein MVSGNQIRLNRILRKGKMLCIPMDHGISNGPIEGLKDPVSTIYKCEGHGLTSVIINKGIIKALPKPTKVGILVHFSSSTALSLSPNRKMLTGTVKEAAAMGADGISLHINIGGKEEPEMLEQLGMTAEQCHKWGMPLLAMMYPRGENIKNPHDPEVIGHVARIGAECGADIVKTLYTGDIDSFAKIVKSTPVPIVVAGGPKAKTDLDILQMTEDIMTAGAKGVTYGRNIFAHKTPEKMIEALAEIIFRKGTAKEAMKRIE from the coding sequence ATGGTATCAGGCAACCAAATCAGATTAAATAGAATTCTTAGAAAAGGAAAAATGCTCTGCATTCCAATGGATCACGGGATTTCAAATGGACCTATTGAGGGCCTTAAAGACCCAGTTTCAACTATTTACAAGTGTGAAGGACACGGATTGACAAGCGTAATTATCAACAAAGGAATAATCAAAGCATTGCCAAAACCAACCAAAGTTGGAATTTTGGTTCATTTTTCAAGTAGTACAGCATTATCATTATCACCTAATCGAAAAATGCTCACAGGTACAGTCAAAGAAGCAGCTGCCATGGGTGCTGACGGGATTTCACTGCATATCAACATAGGAGGTAAAGAAGAACCAGAAATGCTAGAACAACTGGGAATGACAGCAGAACAATGTCACAAATGGGGAATGCCATTATTAGCAATGATGTATCCCAGAGGCGAGAACATCAAAAATCCACATGACCCAGAAGTCATAGGACATGTTGCAAGAATAGGAGCAGAATGTGGCGCAGATATTGTTAAAACACTCTATACAGGAGACATAGACTCATTTGCAAAAATTGTAAAGAGCACTCCAGTTCCAATTGTTGTTGCAGGCGGACCAAAAGCAAAAACAGACTTGGATATTCTTCAAATGACCGAAGACATCATGACTGCAGGAGCAAAAGGAGTAACATATGGCAGAAACATCTTTGCACATAAAACACCTGAAAAAATGATAGAGGCATTAGCTGAAATAATTTTCAGGAAAGGTACAGCAAAGGAAGCGATGAAGAGAATTGAGTAA
- the mqnC gene encoding dehypoxanthine futalosine cyclase, producing the protein MSQTTEQIKKSDIQDILENSLNGKRPGPEDCLRLLESDDVHLMGLVSGSLARKQFGKKASFVNNIILNYTNVCITDCKFCAFYRSPGAEDSYTLTLDQIESRIKASFDMFKIRQVLIQGGHNPNLKIEYYEDAFKMIREKFPTIGVHGLSTSEIDMIARVEKSSTKEILSRLKDAGLQSIPGAGAEILTDSVKEIISPKKISSDDWIRIMDEAHSLGIPGSATMMYGHVENNNDIVEHFSKIVSLQEKTNGFMAFIPWNFEPNNTLMHEEGIVEYGTGGIQLLKMIAISRLVLDGLIPHIQSSWLTNGVGMAQLALQYGADDFGGTLIGEEVVSCTGARSTELTDKIIIDAIHQIGYQVEERDNFYNPVALL; encoded by the coding sequence TTGAGTCAAACTACTGAGCAGATAAAAAAAAGCGATATCCAAGATATTTTAGAAAATTCTCTTAATGGAAAAAGACCTGGGCCTGAAGATTGTCTGAGGCTCTTGGAATCTGATGATGTGCATCTCATGGGTCTTGTTTCTGGATCTCTTGCGAGGAAACAATTTGGTAAAAAGGCTTCTTTTGTGAACAATATAATTTTGAATTACACTAATGTCTGTATTACTGATTGTAAGTTTTGTGCATTTTATAGATCTCCTGGTGCTGAAGATTCTTACACCTTGACACTTGATCAAATTGAATCCAGGATAAAGGCTTCATTTGACATGTTCAAGATTCGTCAAGTGTTGATTCAAGGTGGACATAACCCAAATTTGAAAATAGAATATTATGAGGATGCATTTAAAATGATTCGAGAAAAATTTCCGACTATAGGTGTTCACGGATTATCTACGTCTGAAATTGATATGATTGCAAGAGTTGAAAAGTCATCTACGAAAGAAATTCTATCCAGGCTAAAAGATGCCGGTCTACAATCCATTCCCGGCGCTGGCGCTGAAATACTCACTGATTCAGTTAAAGAAATTATCAGTCCTAAAAAAATCTCCAGTGATGATTGGATTAGAATCATGGATGAGGCTCATTCGCTTGGCATTCCTGGTTCTGCGACAATGATGTATGGTCATGTGGAAAACAACAATGACATAGTTGAGCATTTTTCTAAAATTGTAAGTCTTCAGGAAAAAACTAATGGCTTCATGGCATTCATTCCGTGGAATTTTGAACCAAACAACACTTTGATGCATGAAGAAGGCATCGTTGAATATGGAACCGGTGGAATTCAGTTGTTGAAAATGATTGCAATATCTAGGCTTGTTCTGGATGGATTGATTCCGCACATTCAGTCGTCATGGTTAACTAACGGTGTTGGTATGGCTCAGCTTGCCTTACAATACGGTGCTGATGACTTTGGAGGTACCCTCATTGGAGAAGAGGTTGTCTCATGTACTGGGGCACGTTCAACTGAGCTTACTGATAAAATAATTATCGATGCAATTCATCAGATTGGATATCAGGTGGAAGAAAGAGATAATTTTTACAATCCTGTTGCTTTGTTATAG
- a CDS encoding menaquinone biosynthesis decarboxylase — protein sequence MGIEGIQDFISELEKHGEIKRVKTEVDPDLEIAEILRRGMYSNGPAILFENVKNYDMPVLGNAFGSMKRLEIGLEMTDFTEIGKRITDMTRMEMPSGLLSKIKKLPELSKMTASFPKTETSGPVTEIMSSDASFDDLPILKSWPDDAGRFITLGLVATKHPETGVRNLGVYRIQIVDKTHALMHWQKHKRGANHSDIAKDNGEKIPTAIIIGGEPATVFSSIAPVPEGLDKYLFAGITRKEGIKTVKCKTIDLDVPANAEIVLEGYVDPADIRDEGPFGDHTGYYTPVEPYPTFTLTGIMRRKDPIYVTTVVGKPILEDAYIGKVIERSFLPLIQMFHPEVTDFSMPAAGWFQGFAIISIKKRYPGQAKKVMMGLWGMGQLSLTKMFVVVDEDIDVHDINDVIWAITTRADAARDTTIINNAPTDTLDPASPLVNLGSKMGIDATQKTKEEGYQREIQQMVKVDDKTKELVDSKWSSYGL from the coding sequence GTGGGAATAGAGGGCATTCAGGATTTCATATCAGAACTTGAAAAACATGGAGAGATAAAAAGAGTAAAAACAGAAGTTGATCCAGATTTAGAAATTGCAGAAATACTCAGAAGAGGAATGTATTCTAACGGCCCTGCAATTCTTTTTGAAAACGTAAAAAATTACGACATGCCAGTGTTAGGAAATGCGTTTGGTTCCATGAAGAGGTTAGAGATCGGACTTGAGATGACAGACTTTACTGAAATTGGTAAACGCATTACAGACATGACAAGGATGGAAATGCCATCAGGATTACTAAGTAAAATTAAAAAGCTGCCAGAACTTTCAAAAATGACAGCATCATTTCCCAAAACAGAGACAAGCGGACCAGTTACTGAGATTATGTCAAGTGATGCATCATTTGATGATCTTCCAATCCTCAAATCATGGCCAGATGACGCAGGTCGTTTCATCACACTTGGATTAGTGGCCACAAAACATCCAGAAACAGGAGTAAGAAATCTCGGGGTTTACAGAATACAGATAGTAGACAAGACCCACGCGTTAATGCATTGGCAAAAACACAAGAGAGGGGCCAATCACAGCGACATTGCAAAAGATAACGGAGAAAAGATCCCAACGGCCATAATTATCGGTGGAGAACCTGCAACAGTATTTTCTTCAATAGCTCCAGTTCCAGAAGGATTAGACAAGTACCTGTTTGCAGGGATAACAAGAAAGGAGGGAATCAAGACGGTAAAATGTAAGACTATTGATTTAGACGTTCCTGCAAATGCAGAAATAGTTTTGGAAGGCTATGTAGATCCAGCAGACATACGAGACGAAGGACCGTTTGGAGACCATACGGGCTATTATACACCTGTAGAGCCATATCCAACATTCACGCTAACAGGAATCATGCGTAGAAAAGATCCAATATACGTTACAACCGTAGTTGGAAAACCAATTCTTGAAGATGCATACATTGGCAAAGTGATCGAACGATCATTCTTGCCATTGATCCAGATGTTTCATCCAGAAGTGACGGATTTCAGCATGCCAGCAGCTGGATGGTTCCAAGGATTTGCAATAATATCAATTAAAAAAAGATACCCAGGTCAGGCCAAAAAGGTCATGATGGGACTGTGGGGAATGGGACAGCTTTCCCTAACAAAGATGTTTGTCGTGGTAGATGAAGATATAGACGTACATGACATCAACGATGTGATTTGGGCAATTACAACAAGAGCGGATGCGGCACGAGACACCACAATCATCAACAATGCACCTACAGACACCCTTGATCCAGCTTCGCCACTTGTCAACCTAGGATCAAAAATGGGAATAGATGCAACACAGAAAACAAAAGAGGAGGGATATCAAAGAGAAATCCAACAGATGGTAAAAGTTGACGACAAAACGAAAGAACTAGTGGACTCCAAGTGGTCCAGTTACGGACTATAA
- a CDS encoding trans-sialidase, with translation MASASKKNTKQDLENKIAELEAKLNQLSTQLVSEPTETKPAEVKPAETPAKPKGTLPKGFGDKPAEAAKPAEVKPAETPAKPKGTLPKGFGDKPAEAAKPAEVKPAETPAKPKGTLPKGFGDKPAEAAKPKEAPKPKEAPKPKPAETKAQPPVTVQEALENVYYTAPMTSFADYKAKVTGYTPAPNRYFVRLTAPVGKVPTKNWNDQKATLSGYTAASDQYFATRARMAYHPADKTFGSFSGNYLTVEGAVTQTQQQAPPAEALKPKGTLPKGF, from the coding sequence ATGGCATCTGCTAGTAAAAAGAATACAAAGCAAGATCTTGAAAACAAGATTGCCGAATTAGAAGCAAAATTAAATCAACTTTCCACTCAGTTGGTCTCTGAACCAACTGAGACAAAGCCAGCGGAAGTTAAACCGGCTGAGACACCTGCAAAACCAAAAGGTACTTTGCCAAAAGGATTTGGAGACAAACCGGCAGAAGCTGCAAAGCCAGCGGAAGTTAAACCGGCTGAGACACCTGCAAAACCAAAAGGTACTTTGCCAAAAGGATTTGGAGACAAACCGGCAGAAGCTGCAAAGCCAGCGGAAGTTAAACCGGCTGAGACACCTGCAAAACCAAAAGGTACTTTGCCAAAAGGATTTGGAGACAAACCGGCAGAAGCTGCAAAGCCAAAGGAAGCACCAAAGCCAAAGGAGGCACCAAAGCCAAAACCTGCTGAGACTAAGGCACAACCTCCCGTCACTGTACAGGAAGCTTTAGAGAATGTATACTATACTGCTCCGATGACTTCATTTGCTGATTATAAGGCAAAGGTTACAGGCTATACGCCAGCTCCTAATAGATACTTTGTACGACTAACTGCACCTGTAGGAAAAGTTCCAACCAAAAATTGGAATGATCAAAAGGCAACTCTCAGTGGTTATACAGCAGCATCAGACCAATACTTTGCAACAAGAGCAAGAATGGCATATCATCCTGCAGACAAAACATTTGGAAGCTTTAGTGGTAATTATCTTACCGTTGAAGGCGCCGTTACGCAAACACAACAACAGGCTCCTCCAGCAGAAGCACTCAAGCCAAAAGGTACACTGCCAAAAGGTTTCTAA
- a CDS encoding thioredoxin-dependent thiol peroxidase, with the protein MVVEGDSVPKFEIDDANGLKVKSSSFKGKKHVIYFYPKNFTPGCTTEADEFSKDYKKFQKEGIEIIGVSPDDVNSHKKFCDKMGIKFPLLADVDKEISNLFGVWGKKKFMGREYMGVMRSTFLVNEKGKIFKIYPKVKPAGHSKEVLQDFMNLK; encoded by the coding sequence ATGGTTGTAGAGGGTGATTCTGTTCCAAAATTCGAGATAGATGACGCAAACGGCCTCAAAGTGAAATCAAGTAGTTTCAAAGGCAAGAAACATGTCATTTACTTTTATCCAAAGAATTTCACTCCAGGATGCACTACAGAGGCAGATGAATTTTCAAAAGATTATAAAAAATTTCAAAAGGAAGGAATTGAGATCATAGGTGTCAGTCCAGACGACGTGAATTCCCATAAAAAATTCTGTGACAAAATGGGAATCAAGTTTCCACTGCTAGCAGATGTGGATAAGGAGATCTCAAACTTGTTTGGAGTATGGGGCAAAAAGAAATTCATGGGCAGAGAATACATGGGAGTGATGAGAAGTACGTTTCTTGTAAATGAAAAGGGAAAAATTTTCAAAATATACCCCAAAGTAAAACCTGCAGGACATTCCAAGGAAGTCCTACAAGATTTCATGAATTTGAAATAG
- a CDS encoding MIP family channel protein — MVNPRAYLAEGIATFGLVFFGPLSVILAISAFGEELTTQSVLFISLGHGGAIALMVYAFGHVSGAHINPAVTIPMMITKKIGITDGIAYIISQLIGAVAAAGTLAVMLPELGAKVNFATQGGPSDLINNSIGSGFAIEAVLTFFLVTVIFMTAVHKKASPGLHGFAIGGMVFLIHLIAVPLTGASVNPARTFGPALISGFWEFHWMYWAAPILGGIIAGLIMNYVYVNKAEKEA, encoded by the coding sequence ATGGTAAATCCAAGGGCGTATCTTGCAGAAGGAATTGCAACATTTGGCTTGGTATTCTTTGGTCCTTTATCCGTAATTTTGGCAATTTCTGCTTTTGGTGAGGAATTGACTACACAATCTGTATTATTTATCTCTCTAGGCCACGGCGGTGCAATAGCATTGATGGTTTATGCATTTGGCCACGTATCTGGTGCTCATATCAATCCTGCAGTTACTATTCCTATGATGATAACAAAAAAAATAGGAATTACTGACGGGATTGCCTATATAATATCACAATTAATCGGTGCTGTAGCTGCTGCTGGAACCCTTGCTGTAATGTTGCCTGAACTTGGTGCAAAAGTTAACTTTGCAACTCAAGGTGGTCCAAGTGACTTAATCAATAACAGCATCGGATCTGGATTTGCAATAGAGGCAGTTCTGACATTCTTCTTGGTTACTGTCATCTTTATGACTGCCGTTCACAAGAAGGCATCTCCTGGATTACACGGATTTGCCATTGGTGGAATGGTGTTCCTTATTCATCTGATTGCAGTACCTCTAACTGGAGCATCCGTAAATCCTGCAAGAACGTTTGGTCCTGCATTAATTTCTGGATTCTGGGAATTCCATTGGATGTATTGGGCAGCACCAATATTGGGCGGAATCATTGCCGGCTTGATCATGAACTATGTCTATGTCAACAAGGCTGAAAAAGAAGCATAA
- a CDS encoding integrase: MQEQKEELPIELFYAGCKSPATKKKYTQTLNKILCDVLEDILEGTFEQRANQLILYSKENPKWIQSVLLQLSDKLKKRTELSPDHSDYLNPTSVNNYFKPLRKLLDMNDIAVYWKRVYSTFPELDNVSDSRGYTTQEIQKMLQHSNGAIDRAIILIASSSGIRVGGFELKWKDIEPVYKIDDKIAFDITESQEEKAEIICAMLTIYNNSNQKYPTFITPEAYDALQNYKMEWIREVGREPKSYEPIFKREGDLPIPAKPTAIKQRMERILVRSGIRTPLVKGKRRHDVPVMNGFRRFWSKTCNETTSRDSPLASLIKKEYLMGHSGLVKTNKNYFKTQVSELIEEYLDVIPNLTIDDNVRLLEENKRKDKKIQELESDKDKRIANLEQNLKELAKRFNSKIDS, from the coding sequence TTGCAAGAACAAAAGGAAGAACTACCGATAGAACTATTCTATGCTGGATGCAAATCCCCTGCAACCAAGAAGAAATACACTCAAACTCTGAACAAAATCCTGTGTGACGTACTTGAGGATATTCTTGAAGGAACTTTTGAACAGAGAGCAAATCAATTGATATTATATTCAAAAGAGAATCCAAAATGGATTCAATCTGTTTTATTACAACTATCTGATAAACTTAAGAAACGTACAGAACTTTCGCCAGATCATTCTGATTATCTTAATCCAACATCTGTGAATAATTACTTCAAACCCTTGAGAAAATTGTTGGACATGAATGATATTGCTGTATATTGGAAACGAGTCTATTCTACATTTCCTGAATTAGACAATGTATCAGATTCAAGAGGTTATACAACACAAGAAATTCAAAAAATGTTACAACATTCCAATGGTGCAATAGATCGAGCTATAATCTTGATTGCGTCTAGTTCTGGAATCCGGGTTGGTGGATTTGAATTAAAATGGAAGGATATTGAACCAGTATACAAAATTGATGATAAGATAGCGTTTGACATAACTGAATCTCAAGAAGAAAAAGCAGAGATCATTTGTGCCATGCTTACTATCTACAACAATTCCAATCAAAAATATCCTACTTTTATTACGCCTGAAGCTTATGATGCTCTTCAAAATTACAAAATGGAATGGATACGAGAAGTTGGAAGGGAGCCAAAATCCTATGAACCAATCTTTAAGCGTGAGGGTGATCTCCCAATACCTGCAAAACCTACTGCCATAAAACAACGGATGGAACGAATTCTTGTACGTTCTGGAATTAGAACTCCTTTGGTAAAGGGGAAACGAAGACACGATGTTCCTGTTATGAATGGTTTTAGGAGATTTTGGAGCAAGACATGTAATGAAACTACTTCTAGGGATTCTCCTCTTGCATCTTTAATCAAAAAAGAATATCTCATGGGTCATTCTGGGCTTGTTAAGACAAACAAAAATTATTTCAAAACACAAGTTTCAGAACTTATTGAAGAGTATCTTGACGTTATTCCAAATTTGACCATTGATGATAATGTGAGGTTATTGGAAGAAAATAAGAGAAAAGACAAAAAAATACAAGAATTAGAATCTGATAAAGATAAAAGAATTGCTAATTTAGAACAAAATCTAAAAGAATTGGCAAAACGATTTAATTCAAAAATTGACTCTTAG